From the genome of Vagococcus entomophilus:
AAACGAAACAGCTGAGAAAAACAGCAGAAAATACATAATAATCTCTATTTTTTTTTTTCATAAAGGCTCTCCTCAAAATTTAATCAATGAGTATAGTATAACATTTTTTGATTAAAGAGGTGAACAAACTAAACAAGCAATCCATATAAAAAACAGCTGTTTTTTTAAATACCCTTTTTTATTCAAGGAGATCTCTTGGAATGTTACAGAATGGTCCCAAAATACTCTACAATCAGATTTCTATTATATGCTTTAATACCAAGGATTTTCAGTGCTAGAACAAGTGTTTATTACGATAAAATTACAATTATATTGAAATCACTCTATAAGAGTTTAAACTTTTCTTAAAAAATTGTATAATAATAATAGTTAGTTTGAACAAGTTTGTGAAAAGGTGGGTAACATTACATGAAAACAGCTATGAGCAGAAAAGAATTAAATAAGGATCAATCGAAACAAAGTGCGATGCCTTCAATGGTGAAGGGCATTTCTTTTTTTAGTACAGCTTTAGCGGTGTCTTCATTTGCAGCACCGTCATTTATTACAACCGCAGAAGCAGCAACGGCTAATACAACAACGTTTTCGAGCGGCCAATTACTTTCTCCAAGTAGTTTTCTAGCTCAAGCAGCTGAGCATGCGCGTAGTGTTGCGGATGCAAATGACTTATATGCATCTGTTATGATTGCACAATCAATTTTAGAAAGTGGCTGGGGGCAGAGTGCCTTAGGATCAGCACCAAACTATAATTTATTTGGGATTAAAGGTTCTTACCAAGGGAATTCTGTGACGATGTCGACAAGTGAATTCTTAAATGGACAATGGACAACAGTAAATGCACAGTTTAGAAAGTACCCCTCTTATAGAGAGTCTTTTCAAGATAATGCGAATGTTATTCGCAATACTTCCTTTCAAAGTGGTGTTTATTATTATTCTGGTGCTTGGAAAAGCAATACCAAATCTTATAGAGATGCAACAGCATGGCTGACAGGACGATATGCGACAGATCCGGGTTATGCGGGTAAGTTGAACAGCTTGATTGAAGCATATAACTTAACGCAGTACGATACTCCTGCTAGTGGAAATAATAACAGTAGTAATAATGATAGTGATAATGGCAACGGCTCTGATAACACAAATGGTGGGAATTCTGATAATAGTAATACGAACACCTCAACTTATACAGTGGTATCAGGTGATACGTTGTACAGAATTGCACTTAAAAATGGTGTGAGTGTTGCAGATATTAAGAGTTGGAATAGCTTGACGAGTGATACTATTTATATTGGACAAAAGCTAAGCATCAAAGGAAGCAGTAACAACAACAATAACAACAGTAATAACAGTAATAGCAACAATAATAATGGTGAGTCTAACAACAACAGTACGAATGCTTCAACTTATACGGTGGTATCGGGTGATACGTTGTACAGAATTGCACTTAAAAATGGTGTGAGTGTTGCGAACATTAAGAGTTGGAATAACTTGACGAGTGATACGATCTACGTTGGACAAAAGTTAAGTATTAAAGGAAGCAGTAGTAACAATAATAACAGCAATAACAGCAGTAATAATACGAATGGTGGCAATTCTTCTAATGGGGGGACAAGTACCTCAACCTATACAGTGGTATCAGGTGACACGTTGTACAGAATTGCATCAAAAAATGGTGTGAGTGTTGCGAATATTAAGAGTTGGAATAGCTTGACGAGTGATACGATCTATGTTGGACAAAAACTAGCTATCAAAGGAGCTGCATCCGCTAACCAAAATAATAATAGCTCTACTCCTACGAATAATGGAACAAATAATAATACAAGCAATAGTGGAGCAACGGATACTTCAACCTATACAGTGGCATCGGGTGATACACTCTACCGCATTGCGTCAAATAAAGGGGTAAGTGTTGCGAACATTAAGAGCTGGAATAACTTAACAAGTGATACCATTTATGTCGGACAAAAATTGTCATTAAAAGGAGCGAGTGTTGCGCAAGCAAGTCAGACTACTCCTACGAATACCACTAATACCAACACAGCAACACCTACAAAAACGAATGCTACCAGTACAACAACTGATAAAAAGTACAAAGTAGTGAGCAATGATACACTTTACCGCATTGCTAAAGATAATAAAATCTCATTATCGGATTTAAAATCATGGAATAACCTAACAAATGACAACATATTTGTTGGACAAGAATTGATTGTGGCAAAAGGCAGTACAACTCCTACAACAGCACCTGCCACCAATTCAGATACGTATAAAGTGGCAAGTGGAGATACCTTATATAATATTGCCAAAAAGCATAATATATCATTACAACAATTGAAATCATTGAATAGTATGAGTACGGATTTAATTGTTGTCGGTCAAACATTGCGCGTAAAATAGATATGTGAATAAAAAAGTAGTTAGGATAAATATGATCTTAACTACTTTTTATGTTTTAAATGAGTTTTTTTTTAACCGTTATCTAATTTAACGCGATATTTATTAAATTTTTGTACATAAAAAGAACAAAACATATACAAAATCATTAAATTATGTTATTTTTTTAAAGTATGCATAAATTGTTTTGGGAGGGAAAAAGTTGAAAAAAAAGATTACTTACTGCTTTTTTTTATGTAGTACGATACTAGTTTTAGGAGCCTTGCGAGTACAGGCTACTGAAACAGCTACTAATGAAGCACCCATTTTGACAGCAGAGAGTTTAAAGTTATTAGATAACTATTCGGAGTTAAGTGTATTGAAAGATTGGATGAAAACAAATAGTTCACCAGGGGTTTCTCCTGGACGAGGAATACCAGGACTATGGACAAATGCATTTGCTTCAGATCCTAAAGAAGGAAAACTTTATTTACCACAAGCTAAAGATGCCAATATGACAAAAATGATGTCAGTAAATAATACCATTTCTCCTGCATTTACTAATGGTGATGATGACCACATGTTGTTATTACCGCCTGGTTCTAGTGACCCTAAGGTTGTGGTAGAAAAAGCTGATGAGTACGCTCTTTATACGAGTGGTGGTGGGTTAACGAACAATGTTACGGCAAATAATGAGGATAACACAGCCAAGCTTGAACTCATAGCAGATGCATCAGGTGTAACTTTTAAAGTAACGCGTCTGGTTGAAGATACACAACCGACAGAAACGGCAACACTAAACACAAAGTTTGCTTTTAAAGATGTAAAGAGCGTGATTAATGCTACGGTGGCGGAATATTTAAATGGTAATGCAGGTGGGGGACGCTATAGTGAATTTTCAGGATATTATTACACAACAGCAGATGTCACGGTGGATCTGAGCAAGTATTTGGCGACAGATCGGACGACTTTAAAGATTAAAGAAGAAAATCCGACTATCCATGTGGGAGATACCTGGGATGCATCTCAGTATTTCATTAGTGCAACTGATCAAGATGGAAAGCAGTTAGCATATAAAGACATTAAAGTATCTGGAGATGTGGACACTTCAAAAAGTGGCACATACGATGTTACTTATAGTTATGGTGGACTCACTCAAACACGAACTGTTACAGTTGAACCGGCTTTGAGCCTGACTGTTCCTGAATCGGTAGGGTTTGGGAGCGTTCGTTTGGGGGCAAATATGGATCCTCTGACTTGGGAAAAAGGACAAGATATCGTTGTAACAAGTTCTTTGAAAAATGGTTGGTCTCTTACTGCAAAGATTCAAAAAGAAACCAAAGATTTTAGTAACTATATTTATAATGGAAACCAACTTCTTAATCAAAATGCTACTATTGCAACAAGTACAGCAATCGGTGAAACAACTGTTAATCAGGAATGGAATACCAAAACAGGAATCTATATCGATTACAGTAAGGCAAATGAGTTAAGAAAAGATTCAGCAGAGATTGAATGGACACTCTCTCCAAATGCGAATGAGGTGAAAGAATGATGAAAAAGTATAAAATTGTTATTTTCATATTCATGTTCTTTTGTATAGTAGGTATTCCAACCGGGATAGCACATGCTGCTGAGGTACATTCAAAGGTGACCGGAGTTCTGGTGAAAGCAGAAAAGTTGCCTCAAACAGGAGAAAAAGCCAATCAAAGAATGATTGCTGGTGGTTTTATTCTTGTGGTAAGTGGTACAGCAGTCTTAGGCTATCAAGTAATGAATAGGAGGAATAAATGTGAATAAACGCTTTATTTTGGGCGGTACAATCGCTTTGGGGATACTATGTAGCTTAGGTGGAGGTAAAGTGTTTGCAGAGGACAAGGGCAATACCTCAGTCATAAGCGGTGAAATTGTGTCAGGAGATTTTTCCATGACACAGCCTAATGACCTTTCTTTTAACATTAAGTTAACTGGCGAAAATCAGACTAAAAAAGTGGGAGCATTAACGTCTTCTATTATTGATAATCGTGGAATTGATGCAGGGTGGCAAATTACACTGAAGTCTTCAAATTTTAATACATATAAGGATAACTATGTGCTAAAAGTTGCCCACCAAGAAATTACCAATAATGCTCAGGTAGTAGTCAATCAAACTGAAAAAAGCATGAAAGAAAAAATTAGTTTGGATGCTCAAGTAAGTATTTCAAAAAATGCTACAGCAGGAACTTATGTAGCAAACTTAGAATGGAATTTGCAACCAGTTTCAAGTAAAAATATTAGTGAATAAAGAGAAAGAAGAGGAAAAAAGATGAAAAATAAATATGTATTGATGAGCGGGTTACTAGGTATTGTGTTAGTAGGATTAGTAGGAGGAAAACAGGCGTTAGCTGATGATACTTTAAATGGAAATACTGCGATTAGTGCAGAGGTGACTGCTGGAGATGTAACACTTGATGTGGATAAAAATATAGATTTTGGTAAGAAAGCTTTAGCCGATATTGTTGATTTTGGTTCACAGGATATTGGTTATACTGTGACAGACTATAGTGGAACAACGGATGGTTATTCTATTAGCGCAAAACTTACAGATAAAGATGAAACTAGAACTGTTAAATTAGGCGATACGGTACTTTCTACTGATGCAGCCGTAGTTGTAAAACCAACTTCGAATAAAGTAGGAGAAAATAAAGATAAAGTTAAGGCTGCTTTATCCTATGAAGGAGTAACTAGTGTTAAAAAGTTTACAAGTACAATTGAATGGACGTTGACAAAAGGTCGCACAGAACAAATTGGTGAATAAAGAAGATGGTCAAAATAATGAATAAAAAAAAATGGTGTTCTTTATTGCTTGGTACAATTATGTTGTTTGCAGTCCCACTGCTTGCTCATGGAGAAACAAAATCAGACAACTATTCAGTGAGTCCAATTTTTTCAGAAAATCAAACTACTAATGTAACTAGTTTCTATGACATCAAGTGGTCTCCGGGAAAGACGGAAAAAGTGGGTGTGCGAATTACTAATAATTCAGATGAAGATCGAGAATATACGCTGACAACAAATAAAGCGCAAACCAATAAAAATGGGATTATCGATTATTCCAGTACACAAAAAGAAGAGACCAAAGGACATCGAATAACAGAAATGGTCCGATTTCCTCCTGTTGTAAAAGTTTTGGCCCATACAAGTCAGGATATATATACGGAGTTTACTTTCCCACAAGCAGATTTCAATGGGATTCTAATGGGAGGAATTCATATTTCAGAAAAAAAACAACAGAATTCTTCCCAAGGAGTAACCAACGTCATTGCCTATAATATTCCACTAGTGATTCGAGGGAATATTGAGCAACGTCCAGACGCAAAAATTAAATTTGGGACAATCTCTTTTGAAAAAGAAACAGTCAATCATTATGCTTTAGCCATGAAACTAACAAATGTGGAGACGAACTTTTTAAAAAATGTTTCTGTTAAAGTCAAGATAAAAAACGAGAAAGAAAAAGTAGTGGATGAGCAAGAAAGTACGGTAGATATTACACCTGAGACTACTTTTTCATACCCTATACACTTAAAATCTGCTTATAAGTCAGGCAAATATCATGTGGAAATAGCATTGAAGCATGATAAGCAAGTGTGGAAAAAAAGTAAGACTATTGTGCTATCAAATGATCAAGCTAAACAATTAAAACAGTCTTCGAAAAGTAAAAAGATAGCTGGTTTTCCAGTAATAATGGGACTTCTGTTGTTTTTTGTTTTGTTTGTAATTGGTTTCATTTTATTGAAAATAAAAAAGAAAAAATAATTGTTAGATAGGGCTAAAGAATCAATTTTGATTCTTTAGCCCTATGTTTGTTTACTTTACTCTGTACTTTAAGTACAAATAGTTTTTGTTATTCATACTCGGTATCCATCTGCTTAAAATTGACTTTTCAAATAATGGTTGTATAATGAGTCTAATGAATTGTTTGAAAAAGGGGTGTAAAAATGAGGAAACAGGTAATAGTTTTGTGTAGTTTTTTATTCTTATGCTTTATAGTAGGAGCAAATAGTCATGTTATGTATGCAGACACGCTAAGTGATGAGTTACCAAGTCCTAATACGCGAGCCAGTTATTACCCAGACGATATTGCAGAGGTCGATTTGAGTAACTATTTTGAAATAATTGGAGATGCAAGAGTTCACGAAATGAGGAAGAATATCGTGGTTCCAATACCAGCTAGCACATCAAAAGTAGGTGCTATGTGGGGGAAAAGAAAAATTGACTTAGCTAAAAGTTTTGATACGGCGATGTACATGTGGATGAGCAGAGGCAGTAGTCGGTCTTTAGCAGATGGTGTTACGTTCACTCTTCATAATGATGCTAGAGATTTGTCTCAAGTTATAGGAGCAGTTGGGCAGGGAATCTCGGTTTACGGCGGGTCTGGCAGCCGGAATACTTATATCAAAAATGCGTTAACAGTAGAAATTGATCCCTATTATAATTCGGATTATGATCGGGATGTAAGAGGAACACATGTAGCAATTATGAAACCTGGAAGTTATGCAACGATGCTGACGCAACGGGCGCACAATAAATACGGGACGCCTTTACAAAATTTAAGTATAGATGATACTGATTGGAAATTGTTTCGAATTAGTTGGGAGACAACAGACAAAGGGATTACAGGAAGATTAAACGTTTCATTACAAAGAAGAAATTCAAATGGAACACTAACGAATATAGGCACAATCAAGTCTAACTTAATCAACGTGCAAGAAGAGTTTGGTAGCAAGCTCGTCAACTGGGGATTTACGGCTTCATCGGGTGCTTTATATGGGGAGTACAATTTTGCGATGAAGGATATGCCACAAATAGAAGCTGGCAAACTAGAAAAAAGGGTGCGGAATATTTCAAAAAATGAAGAATTTTTTGAAGAGATGACTTCTGCTCGACAGGATCAATTAGTCGAGTACGAGTTAAGTTATGACAATTCAGCAGCCGACTGGCCAACGAAAGAGAATTTAAGTTTCTTAGATAAAATTGACAACGAGGCTATGAGCTACGAAAGAGGAAGTACAACTGTCTTATTTCAAAAGACAACAGGTAATATCACAGAAAAAAAGGTGCCAGATACATGTTGGAATGAGGGGGATTTTCGTTACATCACTGAAGATGTTAGAGAAGGAGATAAAGTTATTATTCGATATCGAGTAAAAACCAAAGCAATTCCGCAGCATAAGAAAGAGATAAAAAATACGTTTGAAATTCAATCCGTTTCAGGAATTAGAAGTACGTCTGAAGCAGTCAGTGTCCATTTACAAACAATGTATACGATAACAGAAAAGTATCAAACCAAAACAGGGTATCCCAATACGATTATCAAAGACATTCAACCTGAAAGCATACAAGAAAAAGAAGGCGGAGCGAAGTATCAAGGAGAGGCGAAAGAGATTATTCTTGATGAGCTGATATATGAGTGCATATATTATCAAATCAATGATGGGTCGGAACACAGTGGTGTAAGGCCTAAGATTGAGGAACTAGAAAAAGATACGACGATTAAATACACCTATGCCCCCAAAAAACGCAGCCTATTCATCCGACAGCGGGTTTTAAACTCGCTTAGTGAATTAGTGGTTCCAAATTTAGCTATCATGAAGCTTCAGCTGAAAAATAAGGAACTGCCCCATGAAGTTATACAGACAAGAAATTTCTTTTTAGATTCAACGTTTGATGATCAGGAGTATCGGTACATGCCAACAACTATTGTACTAAATAAGACGTTTACGCTACAAACAATTGTTCCACAAAATTATAAAAATGTTGGCTATACGGTTGCCTCAAGAAAAGACCAAGCAGATAATATGAGTGAGCTAAAACCTGGTGTGCCAACTCTTGATTTAAGTGAAAATCAACAGGATTATTGGATTAATATTTACATTCAACCAGACTTGGGAGGAAGTCCTTACGTTTTTCCTTATAGTTGGGATTACAAAATAGTATGGCAACCAATAGAAGGCTGGAATACTCCAAGATAGCCCAACCATTTGGAAAATAGGAGCATCGTGACACCAAAACAATAAAATATTGCGTTTTAATAGTATATTTGGTAGTATAAAGGGGAAGATGCGAGGATGAGGAGTAGTAAGGAGTCCGTTCTTTTTAGAGAGTGTGTGGCTAGTGGAAACACACAAGAGCCCTTTTGAACTTACCTTTGAGCTGATATCTATTTTAGATCGGAAGTACATCCGTTATCATGTAGAGGCACTGCATTGTCAGTGTGAAATTTAGGTGGTACCACGTCTGACTGTTCGTCCTATAAAAGTGAAATTAGTTCGCTTTTATAGGCTTTTTATTTTATCAAAATTTTGGAGGGAAAAGCATGAGCTACCAACACAAAGAAATTGAAAAAAAATGGCAACACTATTGGGCTCGAACCAATAGTTTTAATACAACCAATAACCCAGAGAAAGAAAACTTTTATGCGTTAGATATGTTTCCTTATCCCTCAGGTCAAGGCTTGCATGTAGGTCATCCAGAGGGCTATACAGCAACAGACGCACTTGCACGTATGAAACGCAGCCAAGGGTACAATGTCTTGCATCCGATGGGGTGGGATGCTTTTGGTCTTCCTGCAGAGCAATACGCACTAGATACAGGAAATGATCCAGCTGAGTTCACTAAAAAGAATATTGAAACCTTTAAGCGTCAAATTAATTCACTAGGTTTTAGTTACGACTGGAATCGAGAAATCAACACGACAGATCCAGAGTATTACAAATGGACGCAGTGGATTTTCACAAAATTATATGAAAAAGGCCTAGCTTATGAGGCAGAGGTTCCGGTCAACTGGTGTCCAGCATTGGGCACAGTTTTAGCCAATGAAGAGGTAATTGATGGGAAATCTGAGCGTGGGGGGCATCCTGTCCACCGTGTTCCGATGAAACAGTGGATGTTGAAGATCACAGCGTATGCAGATCGTTTGTTAGAGGATTTGGATACAGTAGATTGGCCGGATAGTATCAAAGAGATGCAACGTCATTGGATTGGAAAATCGGTCGGGGCAAAGGTAACATTTGCAGTCGAAAATACAGCAGACTCTTTTGAAGTCTTTACGACACGCCCAGATACTTTGTTTGGTGCAACATATACAGTATTAGCGCCGGAGCTTGCACTAGTTCAAAAAATTACAACACCCGAGCAAAAAGCAGCTGTTGCAGCCTACATTGAAGAAGCAGGTAAAAAATCAGAGCTTGCTCGTACCGATTTGGCGAAAGAGAAAACCGGGGTCTTCACGGGCGCATATGCGATTAATCCAGTAAATGGGGCGAAAGTTCCAATTTGGATCTCTGATTATGTGCTGGCTACTTACGGGACGGGTGCGATTATGGCTGTTCCAGCTCATGACGAACGCGACTATGAATTTGCTCAAGCATTTGGTATTGAAATCATTCCTGTCATTGAAGGTGGGGATGTGACAAAAGAAGCGTATACGGGTGATGGAAAACATATTCACTCTGGATTTCTTGATGGTTTAAATAAAGAAGAAGCAATCGAAAAAGTAGTAGAATGGCTAGAAGGTAAAGGGGTTGGGCAAAAGGAAACAAGTTACCGCCTACGTGATTGGTTGTTTTCTCGCCAAAGATATTGGGGAGAGCCGATTCCCATTATTCACTGGGAAGATGGAACTACGACGGCGCTTAAAGAAGAGGAGTTACCTCTTGTTTTACCAGTCACAGATGACATCAAGCCAAGTGGTACGGGAGAATCTCCATTGGCAAACATTACGGATTGGGTAAATGTCGTCGATCCTGTGACGGGTAAAAAAGGCAAACGTGAG
Proteins encoded in this window:
- a CDS encoding L-type lectin-domain containing protein, which encodes MRKQVIVLCSFLFLCFIVGANSHVMYADTLSDELPSPNTRASYYPDDIAEVDLSNYFEIIGDARVHEMRKNIVVPIPASTSKVGAMWGKRKIDLAKSFDTAMYMWMSRGSSRSLADGVTFTLHNDARDLSQVIGAVGQGISVYGGSGSRNTYIKNALTVEIDPYYNSDYDRDVRGTHVAIMKPGSYATMLTQRAHNKYGTPLQNLSIDDTDWKLFRISWETTDKGITGRLNVSLQRRNSNGTLTNIGTIKSNLINVQEEFGSKLVNWGFTASSGALYGEYNFAMKDMPQIEAGKLEKRVRNISKNEEFFEEMTSARQDQLVEYELSYDNSAADWPTKENLSFLDKIDNEAMSYERGSTTVLFQKTTGNITEKKVPDTCWNEGDFRYITEDVREGDKVIIRYRVKTKAIPQHKKEIKNTFEIQSVSGIRSTSEAVSVHLQTMYTITEKYQTKTGYPNTIIKDIQPESIQEKEGGAKYQGEAKEIILDELIYECIYYQINDGSEHSGVRPKIEELEKDTTIKYTYAPKKRSLFIRQRVLNSLSELVVPNLAIMKLQLKNKELPHEVIQTRNFFLDSTFDDQEYRYMPTTIVLNKTFTLQTIVPQNYKNVGYTVASRKDQADNMSELKPGVPTLDLSENQQDYWINIYIQPDLGGSPYVFPYSWDYKIVWQPIEGWNTPR
- the leuS gene encoding leucine--tRNA ligase; protein product: MSYQHKEIEKKWQHYWARTNSFNTTNNPEKENFYALDMFPYPSGQGLHVGHPEGYTATDALARMKRSQGYNVLHPMGWDAFGLPAEQYALDTGNDPAEFTKKNIETFKRQINSLGFSYDWNREINTTDPEYYKWTQWIFTKLYEKGLAYEAEVPVNWCPALGTVLANEEVIDGKSERGGHPVHRVPMKQWMLKITAYADRLLEDLDTVDWPDSIKEMQRHWIGKSVGAKVTFAVENTADSFEVFTTRPDTLFGATYTVLAPELALVQKITTPEQKAAVAAYIEEAGKKSELARTDLAKEKTGVFTGAYAINPVNGAKVPIWISDYVLATYGTGAIMAVPAHDERDYEFAQAFGIEIIPVIEGGDVTKEAYTGDGKHIHSGFLDGLNKEEAIEKVVEWLEGKGVGQKETSYRLRDWLFSRQRYWGEPIPIIHWEDGTTTALKEEELPLVLPVTDDIKPSGTGESPLANITDWVNVVDPVTGKKGKRETNTMPQWAGSSWYFLRYVDPHNKKQLADPEKLKKWLPVDIYIGGAEHAVLHLLYARFWHKFLYDLGIVPTAEPFQKLYNQGMILGENNEKMSKSRGNVVNPDDVVAKYGADTLRLYEMFMGPLDASIAWNDNGLEGSRKFLDRVWRLFVDENNNMRDRITTKNDGKLTKVYHQTVKKVTEDFEQLHFNTGISQLMVFINEAYKVEILPYEYVEGFVQLLAPIAPHIAEELWEILGNKESLTYVSWPTYDEKELVENEIEVVFQVNGKVRAKEKVATGLTREELEELALANESIQQSVSGKNIRKVIAIPDKLVNIVAN
- a CDS encoding bacterial Ig-like domain-containing protein, which encodes MKKKITYCFFLCSTILVLGALRVQATETATNEAPILTAESLKLLDNYSELSVLKDWMKTNSSPGVSPGRGIPGLWTNAFASDPKEGKLYLPQAKDANMTKMMSVNNTISPAFTNGDDDHMLLLPPGSSDPKVVVEKADEYALYTSGGGLTNNVTANNEDNTAKLELIADASGVTFKVTRLVEDTQPTETATLNTKFAFKDVKSVINATVAEYLNGNAGGGRYSEFSGYYYTTADVTVDLSKYLATDRTTLKIKEENPTIHVGDTWDASQYFISATDQDGKQLAYKDIKVSGDVDTSKSGTYDVTYSYGGLTQTRTVTVEPALSLTVPESVGFGSVRLGANMDPLTWEKGQDIVVTSSLKNGWSLTAKIQKETKDFSNYIYNGNQLLNQNATIATSTAIGETTVNQEWNTKTGIYIDYSKANELRKDSAEIEWTLSPNANEVKE
- a CDS encoding WxL domain-containing protein; translation: MNKRFILGGTIALGILCSLGGGKVFAEDKGNTSVISGEIVSGDFSMTQPNDLSFNIKLTGENQTKKVGALTSSIIDNRGIDAGWQITLKSSNFNTYKDNYVLKVAHQEITNNAQVVVNQTEKSMKEKISLDAQVSISKNATAGTYVANLEWNLQPVSSKNISE
- a CDS encoding LysM peptidoglycan-binding domain-containing protein encodes the protein MKTAMSRKELNKDQSKQSAMPSMVKGISFFSTALAVSSFAAPSFITTAEAATANTTTFSSGQLLSPSSFLAQAAEHARSVADANDLYASVMIAQSILESGWGQSALGSAPNYNLFGIKGSYQGNSVTMSTSEFLNGQWTTVNAQFRKYPSYRESFQDNANVIRNTSFQSGVYYYSGAWKSNTKSYRDATAWLTGRYATDPGYAGKLNSLIEAYNLTQYDTPASGNNNSSNNDSDNGNGSDNTNGGNSDNSNTNTSTYTVVSGDTLYRIALKNGVSVADIKSWNSLTSDTIYIGQKLSIKGSSNNNNNNSNNSNSNNNNGESNNNSTNASTYTVVSGDTLYRIALKNGVSVANIKSWNNLTSDTIYVGQKLSIKGSSSNNNNSNNSSNNTNGGNSSNGGTSTSTYTVVSGDTLYRIASKNGVSVANIKSWNSLTSDTIYVGQKLAIKGAASANQNNNSSTPTNNGTNNNTSNSGATDTSTYTVASGDTLYRIASNKGVSVANIKSWNNLTSDTIYVGQKLSLKGASVAQASQTTPTNTTNTNTATPTKTNATSTTTDKKYKVVSNDTLYRIAKDNKISLSDLKSWNNLTNDNIFVGQELIVAKGSTTPTTAPATNSDTYKVASGDTLYNIAKKHNISLQQLKSLNSMSTDLIVVGQTLRVK
- a CDS encoding LPXTG cell wall anchor domain-containing protein, producing the protein MKKYKIVIFIFMFFCIVGIPTGIAHAAEVHSKVTGVLVKAEKLPQTGEKANQRMIAGGFILVVSGTAVLGYQVMNRRNKCE
- a CDS encoding DUF916 domain-containing protein, which produces MNKKKWCSLLLGTIMLFAVPLLAHGETKSDNYSVSPIFSENQTTNVTSFYDIKWSPGKTEKVGVRITNNSDEDREYTLTTNKAQTNKNGIIDYSSTQKEETKGHRITEMVRFPPVVKVLAHTSQDIYTEFTFPQADFNGILMGGIHISEKKQQNSSQGVTNVIAYNIPLVIRGNIEQRPDAKIKFGTISFEKETVNHYALAMKLTNVETNFLKNVSVKVKIKNEKEKVVDEQESTVDITPETTFSYPIHLKSAYKSGKYHVEIALKHDKQVWKKSKTIVLSNDQAKQLKQSSKSKKIAGFPVIMGLLLFFVLFVIGFILLKIKKKK